The following are from one region of the Microbacterium sp. BK668 genome:
- a CDS encoding SIS domain-containing protein encodes MTTTIPARTATAERSAAILNDHLASHLDAVEGLTREVPRLVAWGTDLADRLLRGRRLLAMGNGGSAAEAQHLTAEIVGRFDGERPPFSAIALHADTSSVTAIANDYGYDEVFARQVRAHGRAGDVVVLLSTSGRSPNLLAAVQAARTVGATTWALCGDRPNPLASAVDEALCLPGTSAAVQETHLLALHLLCRVFDERVRSRLGAGGER; translated from the coding sequence ATGACGACGACCATTCCCGCCCGCACCGCCACAGCGGAGCGCTCCGCGGCGATCCTGAACGACCACCTCGCGAGCCACCTCGACGCGGTGGAGGGCCTCACCCGCGAGGTGCCGCGGCTCGTCGCGTGGGGCACTGATCTCGCCGATCGGCTGCTGCGGGGCCGGCGACTTCTCGCGATGGGCAACGGCGGCTCGGCCGCCGAGGCCCAGCACCTCACCGCCGAGATCGTCGGCCGGTTCGACGGGGAACGGCCGCCGTTCTCCGCGATCGCCCTGCATGCCGACACCTCGAGCGTCACCGCCATCGCCAACGACTACGGGTACGACGAGGTCTTCGCCCGGCAGGTGCGCGCGCACGGCCGCGCCGGCGACGTCGTCGTGCTGCTCTCGACGAGCGGACGCAGCCCCAACCTCCTCGCCGCCGTCCAGGCGGCGCGCACGGTCGGCGCGACGACGTGGGCACTGTGCGGCGATCGTCCCAACCCCCTCGCGTCGGCGGTCGACGAAGCGCTGTGCCTGCCGGGGACCTCCGCCGCCGTGCAGGAGACGCATCTGCTGGCGCTGCATCTGCTCTGCCGTGTGTTCGACGAGCGTGTGCGATCGCGGCTCGGGGCGGGAGGCGAGCGATGA
- a CDS encoding alpha-amylase family protein, protein MRLADTGDLWWRSAVVYCLDVETYRDGDGDGVGDFTGLTESIPYLEQLGITCIWLMPFYPSPDLDDGYDVSDFYAVDPRLGSLGDAVEFIRTARSRGIRVIIDLVVNHTSDKHPWFVQAKRSRNSRFRDFYVWRDRPTRNSKNTVFPGEEESIWEWEPKTEQYYLHSFYTHQPDLNLANPHVRDEISKIVAFWLALGISGFRIDAVPFLLEGEGAPYPVDPHEFLRDLKRFVRRRSSEAMLLGEVALPHDRQLDYFGGPHGGELDAQFDFTLMNALYLAMVRRDAEPILRSLRSRPSTSEPVTWGNFLRNHDELTLQMLGDDEKEEVFAAFAPDAEQRIYGRGILRRLAPMLDGDPRRLQLAYSLMFSLPGCPVLYYGEEIGMGENADLPGRATVRSPMQWAPARNGGFSTAPPSRLPNALTAGGYGPDHVNVRNQQMDEESLFHFIRALIARYRTTPEIGWGDCEIVEHPNPGVLAHILRTDGEGGMLALHNLTAEPQTVALPTSTDLGGEVLTDMLHLHEIALDPQRSTDVELGPYGFQWLQITPPGGAIV, encoded by the coding sequence ATGAGGCTCGCCGACACGGGAGACCTGTGGTGGCGCAGCGCCGTCGTCTACTGTCTCGACGTCGAGACCTACCGGGACGGCGACGGCGACGGCGTCGGCGACTTCACCGGGCTGACCGAGTCGATCCCGTACCTCGAGCAGCTCGGGATCACCTGCATCTGGCTGATGCCGTTCTACCCGTCGCCCGACCTGGACGACGGATACGACGTGAGCGACTTCTACGCCGTCGACCCGCGTCTGGGGAGTCTGGGAGACGCGGTGGAGTTCATCCGCACGGCCCGCAGCCGAGGCATCCGCGTCATCATCGACCTGGTCGTCAACCACACGTCCGACAAGCACCCGTGGTTCGTGCAGGCCAAGCGGTCGCGCAACTCGCGCTTCCGCGACTTCTACGTCTGGCGCGACCGCCCCACGCGCAACTCCAAGAACACCGTCTTCCCGGGTGAGGAGGAGAGCATCTGGGAGTGGGAGCCGAAGACCGAGCAGTACTACCTGCACTCCTTCTACACGCACCAGCCGGATCTGAACCTCGCGAACCCGCACGTGCGCGACGAGATCTCGAAGATCGTCGCCTTCTGGCTCGCGCTGGGGATCTCGGGCTTCCGCATCGACGCAGTGCCGTTCCTGCTCGAGGGAGAGGGCGCTCCGTATCCCGTGGATCCGCACGAGTTCCTCCGCGACCTCAAGCGCTTCGTCCGGCGCCGATCCAGCGAGGCGATGCTCCTGGGCGAGGTGGCGCTGCCGCACGACCGGCAGCTGGACTACTTCGGCGGGCCTCACGGCGGCGAGCTGGATGCCCAGTTCGACTTCACCCTGATGAACGCCCTCTACCTCGCGATGGTGCGCCGGGACGCCGAGCCGATCCTCCGCTCGCTGCGATCCAGGCCGTCCACCTCCGAGCCCGTCACGTGGGGGAACTTCCTGCGCAACCACGACGAGCTCACCCTGCAGATGCTCGGTGACGATGAGAAGGAAGAGGTCTTCGCCGCTTTCGCGCCCGACGCCGAACAGCGGATCTACGGCCGCGGCATCCTCCGACGCCTCGCGCCGATGCTCGACGGCGATCCGCGGCGCCTCCAGCTCGCGTACAGCCTCATGTTCTCGCTGCCCGGCTGCCCCGTCCTCTACTACGGCGAGGAGATCGGGATGGGCGAGAACGCCGACCTCCCCGGTCGCGCCACCGTCCGGTCGCCCATGCAGTGGGCGCCTGCGCGCAACGGCGGCTTCTCGACGGCGCCGCCGTCGCGTCTTCCGAACGCGCTCACAGCGGGCGGCTACGGCCCGGACCACGTGAACGTGCGCAATCAGCAGATGGACGAGGAATCGCTGTTCCACTTCATCCGCGCCCTGATCGCCCGATACCGCACGACGCCGGAGATCGGGTGGGGGGACTGCGAGATCGTCGAGCATCCCAATCCCGGCGTGCTGGCGCACATCCTCCGCACCGACGGCGAGGGCGGCATGCTGGCCCTCCACAACCTCACCGCCGAGCCGCAGACGGTGGCGCTGCCGACCTCGACCGACCTCGGCGGCGAGGTGCTGACCGACATGCTGCATCTGCACGAGATCGCGCTGGATCCGCAGCGGTCGACGGATGTCGAGCTCGGCCCCTACGGCTTCCAATGGCTGCAGATCACGCCGCCGGGGGGCGCAATCGTGTGA
- a CDS encoding glycosyltransferase, translated as MRVLIWHVHGGYTDAFVRGDHEYLVPVNDARDAWGLGLAGRSWPQATEVTHDALRETDVDVVVLQRPEELELAEQLTGRRPGYDLPAVYLEHNAPRPEVVTSRHPLADQRRIPIVHVTHFNELYWDNGEARTIVIEHGLPDPGETYTGDLPALGVVINEPVRRWRIAGTDLLPAFGRLAPVDVFGMGGELLSDRLPHGSGVAWAGNHSPEGLRRELGRRRLYLHPYRWTSLGLSLIEAMLMGMPVVALAATEVLRAVPPGVGVVATDLDTLRHAAIAYLVDEEHAREAGHRARLHALRRFSHPTFLARWDAVLGEAASALPRARAGLAERSLR; from the coding sequence ATGAGAGTTCTCATCTGGCACGTGCACGGCGGATACACCGATGCGTTCGTGCGCGGGGACCACGAGTATCTGGTTCCCGTGAACGACGCTCGGGATGCCTGGGGTCTCGGTCTCGCGGGGCGCTCATGGCCGCAGGCGACCGAGGTCACGCACGACGCCCTGCGCGAGACCGACGTCGATGTCGTCGTGCTGCAGCGCCCCGAGGAGCTCGAGCTCGCGGAGCAGCTCACGGGACGGCGGCCCGGGTACGACCTGCCGGCCGTCTACCTCGAGCACAACGCGCCGCGGCCGGAAGTCGTCACGAGCCGGCATCCGCTCGCCGACCAGCGACGGATCCCGATCGTCCACGTCACGCACTTCAACGAGCTCTACTGGGACAACGGCGAGGCGCGAACGATCGTCATCGAGCACGGGCTCCCCGACCCGGGCGAGACCTATACCGGCGACCTCCCCGCTCTCGGGGTCGTCATCAACGAGCCGGTGCGGCGCTGGCGGATCGCGGGCACGGACCTCCTCCCCGCGTTCGGCCGCCTCGCCCCCGTCGACGTCTTCGGCATGGGCGGCGAGCTCCTGAGCGACAGGCTCCCCCACGGCAGCGGTGTCGCCTGGGCCGGAAATCACTCCCCCGAGGGACTCCGCCGCGAGCTCGGCCGCCGCCGCCTCTACCTGCACCCCTATCGGTGGACCTCCCTCGGCCTGTCACTCATCGAGGCGATGCTCATGGGGATGCCGGTCGTCGCGCTCGCCGCGACGGAAGTGCTGCGGGCCGTTCCCCCAGGCGTCGGTGTGGTGGCCACCGACCTCGACACCCTCAGGCACGCCGCCATCGCGTACCTCGTCGACGAGGAGCACGCGCGCGAGGCGGGACACCGCGCACGCCTCCACGCGCTGCGGCGCTTCAGTCACCCGACCTTCCTCGCACGGTGGGATGCCGTGCTCGGAGAGGCCGCGTCCGCCCTCCCGCGCGCCCGAGCGGGACTTGCCGAAAGGAGCCTCCGATGA
- a CDS encoding phage holin family protein translates to MEPSRAAPLDDSTPSERQAANSSLGELVTQVLGDMSTLMRQEIELAKAEIRESAKTSAKAGAMLGAAGYAGHLTILFLSIALWWALGYLIGNGWSALVVAVIWGIVAAILFVVGRNNMKKVQGAPQTVETLKEIPDTLKRNEENR, encoded by the coding sequence ATGGAGCCGTCGCGAGCGGCACCCCTGGACGACTCGACGCCGTCGGAGCGCCAGGCGGCGAACTCGTCGCTGGGTGAGCTCGTCACCCAGGTGCTGGGCGACATGTCGACCCTCATGCGCCAGGAGATCGAGCTCGCCAAGGCCGAGATCCGCGAATCGGCGAAGACCAGCGCGAAGGCGGGCGCCATGCTGGGCGCCGCCGGATACGCGGGGCACCTGACGATCCTCTTCCTGTCGATCGCCCTCTGGTGGGCGCTCGGCTACCTCATCGGGAACGGATGGTCGGCCCTCGTGGTGGCCGTGATCTGGGGAATCGTCGCAGCGATCCTCTTCGTCGTCGGCCGGAACAACATGAAGAAGGTTCAGGGAGCCCCTCAGACGGTGGAGACGCTGAAGGAGATTCCCGACACGCTGAAGAGGAATGAGGAGAACCGATGA
- a CDS encoding SRPBCC family protein, producing MQIVETIDVDVPVTTAYNQWTQFESFPHFLQEVESITQIDDTHNHWKVKIGGFEREFDTEITEQHPDERVAWKSVGGDTEHAGVVTFHRLDEAKTRVTVQIDWEPGDLLEKVGAAVHAPQHAVKKDLDNFKEFIEGRGAETGAWRGDVEAGTGDAGTARGL from the coding sequence GTGCAGATCGTAGAGACCATCGACGTCGACGTCCCCGTGACGACGGCGTACAACCAGTGGACGCAGTTCGAGAGCTTCCCGCACTTCCTTCAGGAGGTGGAGTCGATCACGCAGATCGACGACACCCACAACCACTGGAAGGTGAAGATCGGCGGGTTCGAGCGTGAGTTCGACACCGAGATCACCGAGCAGCACCCCGACGAGCGGGTCGCCTGGAAGAGCGTGGGCGGCGACACGGAGCACGCCGGCGTCGTGACGTTCCACCGCCTGGACGAGGCGAAGACCCGCGTGACGGTCCAGATCGACTGGGAGCCGGGCGACCTCCTTGAGAAGGTCGGCGCCGCGGTGCACGCGCCGCAGCACGCGGTCAAGAAGGACCTCGACAACTTCAAGGAGTTCATCGAGGGACGAGGCGCCGAGACCGGCGCCTGGCGCGGCGATGTCGAAGCCGGCACCGGAGATGCGGGCACGGCCCGGGGCCTGTGA
- a CDS encoding sigma-70 family RNA polymerase sigma factor, producing MSGFAAGSRAGDARVLENMGLARRVARRFFRAGTNRDDDLVQVAYIGLVKAAQRFEPARGTDFAAYAVPTISGEIKRHLRDHGWFVRPPRAVQELRLRIGEVAPRLTQTLGHRPSLAELATELDEPVDRVREAIDSGAHLRPLSLDAPVGDDADDTLGSLLSRTTGEWERAELGMLLWAALRRLSPRDRRVVQLRFFEDCTQDDIAARVGVTQMTVSRILTRTLRALREDLQEEPAWNRRSA from the coding sequence ATGAGCGGATTCGCGGCCGGATCCCGGGCGGGCGATGCCCGGGTGCTCGAGAACATGGGCCTGGCCCGACGCGTCGCCCGCCGCTTCTTCCGGGCGGGGACGAACCGCGACGACGACCTCGTGCAGGTCGCCTACATCGGCCTCGTCAAGGCCGCGCAGCGCTTCGAGCCGGCGCGCGGGACCGATTTCGCCGCGTACGCGGTGCCGACGATCTCGGGCGAGATCAAGCGGCACCTGCGCGACCACGGATGGTTCGTCCGGCCACCGCGCGCGGTGCAGGAGCTGCGCCTGCGGATCGGCGAGGTCGCGCCCCGCCTGACGCAGACCCTCGGACACCGGCCCTCGCTCGCAGAGCTCGCGACGGAGCTCGACGAGCCCGTCGACCGGGTGCGCGAGGCGATCGACAGCGGCGCGCACCTGCGCCCGCTGTCACTCGACGCGCCGGTCGGCGACGATGCCGACGACACCCTCGGCAGCCTTCTGTCCCGCACGACCGGCGAGTGGGAGCGGGCGGAGCTCGGGATGCTGCTGTGGGCCGCGCTGCGACGGCTCTCGCCGCGCGACCGGCGTGTCGTGCAGCTGCGATTCTTCGAGGACTGCACGCAGGACGACATCGCCGCCCGCGTCGGCGTGACGCAGATGACCGTGTCGCGCATCCTCACGCGGACCCTTCGCGCGCTCCGCGAGGATCTCCAGGAGGAACCGGCGTGGAATCGGCGGAGCGCGTGA
- a CDS encoding HAD family hydrolase: MDAVLFDRDGTLVVDVPYNGDPAAVTPMPGAREAVARLRRAGVRVGVVSNQSGIGRGILTHDDVGAVNARVDELVGPLEVWEYCPHEPRAACDCRKPLPGLVLRACRRLGVEPRHTVVVGDIGTDVEAAAAAGCAAILIPTPITRRDEVAGAPVVASDLDEAVDIVLAARLAPLSAGGLT, from the coding sequence GTGGATGCGGTGCTGTTCGACCGCGACGGCACGCTCGTCGTCGACGTCCCGTACAACGGCGACCCCGCGGCCGTCACGCCGATGCCCGGGGCGCGGGAGGCGGTCGCCCGGCTGCGCCGCGCCGGCGTGCGGGTGGGTGTGGTCTCGAACCAGTCCGGCATCGGCCGCGGCATCCTCACCCATGACGACGTGGGGGCGGTCAACGCGCGGGTCGACGAGCTTGTCGGGCCTCTCGAGGTGTGGGAGTACTGCCCGCACGAGCCGCGCGCCGCCTGCGACTGCCGCAAGCCGCTCCCCGGGCTCGTCCTGCGAGCCTGCCGTCGGCTCGGGGTGGAGCCGCGGCACACCGTCGTGGTGGGCGACATCGGGACGGATGTCGAGGCCGCCGCCGCCGCCGGCTGCGCGGCGATCCTCATTCCCACCCCCATCACCCGCCGCGATGAGGTCGCGGGCGCGCCCGTCGTCGCTTCGGACCTCGACGAGGCCGTCGACATCGTCCTGGCCGCGCGACTGGCACCGCTCAGCGCGGGAGGGCTGACGTGA
- a CDS encoding TIGR03885 family FMN-dependent LLM class oxidoreductase — translation MTHVRIGFHASHEQFTPSRLLTLVQEAESAGFDAAMSSDHLAPWGLAQGQSGFSWSWIAAALATTSFPIGMVAAPGQRYHPVIVAQAIATLEEMFPGRYWAALGSGEAINEHVTSDPWPPKSEREVRLRESVDVIRRLLAGERVDHDGVVRVHDARVWSRPAVPPPLRATAVTPETAAWAAEWADGLITVGHDPAGLQKVARAYTDAGGSGPVAVQVHVCLASSIDEGLGVAAEQWRHGTAPGEVMWELEQPEDFDRMSDPGDEETLRSAVLIDTDAASMAERLAEVAASGFQEMFLHHVGLDQSAFLERARDELLPALREAVA, via the coding sequence GTGACCCACGTGCGAATCGGATTCCATGCCTCCCATGAGCAGTTCACACCCTCGCGTCTGCTGACGCTCGTGCAGGAGGCGGAGTCCGCCGGCTTCGACGCCGCGATGAGCTCCGACCACCTCGCGCCCTGGGGCCTCGCGCAGGGGCAGTCGGGGTTCTCGTGGAGTTGGATCGCCGCGGCGCTCGCGACGACGTCCTTCCCGATCGGCATGGTCGCCGCACCGGGGCAGCGATATCACCCGGTGATCGTCGCCCAGGCGATCGCGACGCTCGAGGAGATGTTCCCGGGGCGCTACTGGGCCGCTCTCGGGAGCGGCGAGGCGATCAACGAGCATGTGACGAGCGATCCCTGGCCCCCCAAGAGCGAGCGCGAGGTGCGCCTGCGCGAGTCGGTCGACGTGATCCGTCGCCTGCTCGCGGGTGAGCGCGTCGACCACGACGGGGTCGTTCGGGTGCACGACGCGCGGGTGTGGAGCAGACCGGCCGTTCCGCCGCCCCTTCGCGCCACCGCCGTCACTCCCGAGACCGCCGCCTGGGCGGCGGAGTGGGCGGACGGCCTCATCACGGTGGGCCACGATCCCGCGGGCCTGCAGAAGGTGGCGCGGGCCTATACGGATGCCGGCGGCAGCGGCCCTGTCGCCGTGCAGGTCCATGTGTGCCTCGCCTCCAGCATCGATGAGGGGCTCGGCGTAGCCGCCGAGCAGTGGCGGCACGGGACGGCTCCGGGCGAGGTCATGTGGGAGCTCGAGCAGCCCGAGGACTTCGACCGGATGTCGGACCCGGGCGACGAGGAGACCCTGCGCTCGGCCGTGCTGATCGACACCGACGCCGCCTCGATGGCCGAGCGGCTGGCGGAGGTCGCGGCATCCGGCTTCCAGGAGATGTTCCTGCACCATGTGGGCCTCGATCAGTCCGCGTTCCTCGAGCGTGCGCGCGACGAGCTTCTTCCTGCGCTGCGGGAGGCCGTCGCATGA
- a CDS encoding DUF3618 domain-containing protein: protein MSNQSPEEIRADIESTRRELGQDVDALADKVTPSKIVDRQKNKIRGAFTSVRESVMGAADDFGSSVHDAGDSAASGVQHAGQSVAHAGQAVARKAKGNPLAAGLIAFGAGLLVASLIPASDKERQLAAKVEEKAQPLVDQAKDVAREVGENLKEPARDAVDSVKTTAQDAAQHVAEDAKSSGQTVADQAKDSAGTAKEELSSGSSSTGSGTTSGTGY from the coding sequence ATGAGCAACCAGTCACCGGAAGAGATCCGGGCGGACATCGAGTCCACTCGGCGCGAGCTCGGTCAGGACGTCGACGCGCTCGCCGACAAGGTCACGCCGTCGAAGATCGTCGACCGCCAGAAGAACAAGATCCGCGGAGCCTTCACCAGTGTGCGCGAGAGCGTCATGGGTGCCGCGGACGACTTCGGGTCGTCGGTGCACGACGCGGGCGACTCGGCCGCATCGGGTGTGCAGCACGCCGGGCAGTCGGTCGCGCACGCCGGTCAGGCCGTGGCGCGCAAGGCGAAGGGCAACCCGCTCGCGGCCGGACTGATCGCGTTCGGGGCGGGCCTGCTCGTGGCATCCCTCATCCCGGCCTCGGACAAGGAGCGGCAGCTCGCCGCCAAGGTCGAGGAGAAGGCGCAGCCCCTCGTGGACCAGGCGAAGGATGTCGCCCGAGAGGTCGGCGAGAACCTCAAGGAGCCCGCACGCGACGCGGTCGACTCGGTCAAGACGACCGCGCAGGACGCCGCCCAGCATGTGGCCGAAGACGCCAAGTCCAGCGGCCAGACGGTCGCGGACCAGGCGAAGGACTCGGCGGGGACGGCCAAGGAGGAGCTGAGCTCCGGCTCGTCGAGCACCGGCTCGGGAACGACCTCGGGCACCGGCTACTGA
- a CDS encoding glycosyltransferase family 9 protein: protein MTRRVLVARLDSTGDVLLCGPAVRAVAAGADEVWMLCSSRGAEAAGLLPGVDRVLEWDCPWITANPPAATPERLADLQALVTPGLFDSAVILTSFHQSPLPLALQLRLAGVPFMVGASVDYAGTLLDVRLRPGEDFPEELPEPLRALTIARAAGFDLPEGDAGRLQVVPGEPPANLGAGSPVVVHPGADAPSRRWPAEHFADAVRLLHAEGLDVVVTGGRGEMELTRLVSGDGAFARDLGGSTDLAAMAGLLERARVLVCGNTGPAHLAAAVGTPVVSLFSPVVPAVQWAPYGVPVILLGDQDAVCRGTRARECPVPGHPCLSSVTPGQVAEAVQALARTDVREEAPV, encoded by the coding sequence GTGACCCGGCGGGTCCTGGTCGCCCGCCTCGACAGCACCGGCGACGTGCTGCTGTGCGGCCCCGCCGTGCGCGCCGTCGCGGCCGGCGCCGACGAGGTGTGGATGCTGTGCAGCAGCCGCGGGGCCGAGGCGGCCGGGCTTCTCCCCGGCGTCGACCGCGTGCTGGAGTGGGACTGCCCGTGGATCACGGCGAACCCGCCGGCGGCGACCCCCGAGCGGCTCGCCGACCTGCAGGCCCTCGTCACCCCGGGCCTCTTCGACTCCGCGGTGATCCTCACGTCGTTCCACCAGTCCCCGCTGCCCCTCGCGCTCCAGCTCCGGCTGGCGGGCGTCCCCTTCATGGTCGGGGCCTCCGTCGACTACGCCGGCACTCTCCTCGACGTGCGGTTGCGGCCGGGCGAGGACTTCCCCGAAGAGCTGCCCGAGCCGCTGCGTGCGCTGACGATCGCCCGCGCCGCAGGGTTCGACCTGCCCGAGGGCGACGCGGGTCGGCTTCAGGTCGTGCCGGGCGAGCCCCCGGCGAACCTCGGCGCCGGCAGCCCGGTCGTCGTGCACCCGGGTGCGGACGCCCCGTCGCGGCGGTGGCCCGCCGAGCACTTCGCGGACGCCGTCCGGCTGCTGCACGCCGAGGGGCTGGACGTCGTCGTGACGGGCGGCCGGGGCGAGATGGAGCTCACGAGGCTCGTGTCGGGGGACGGCGCCTTCGCGCGCGACCTCGGGGGTTCGACCGATCTCGCGGCGATGGCCGGCCTCCTCGAGCGGGCCCGTGTCCTCGTCTGCGGCAACACCGGCCCCGCGCATCTGGCCGCGGCCGTCGGGACGCCGGTGGTGAGCCTGTTCTCCCCGGTCGTGCCGGCCGTGCAGTGGGCGCCGTATGGGGTGCCGGTCATCCTGCTCGGCGATCAGGACGCCGTGTGCCGCGGCACGCGTGCGCGGGAGTGCCCCGTGCCGGGGCATCCCTGCCTGTCGTCGGTGACTCCCGGGCAGGTGGCTGAAGCCGTCCAGGCTCTCGCGAGGACGGACGTACGAGAGGAGGCGCCGGTATGA
- a CDS encoding glycosyltransferase family 9 protein, with protein sequence MRQLGPPDGRPELVVLRALKLGDLLVAVPAIRGLRHAYPDHRLVLAVPGWLAPIVELVEGVDDILPTPGLDEQVALERGRADIAVNMHGKGTESRGRIDELQPRLKIVHRVPEIDGEAAGDPGMPAWQDGILERERWVRLVGAYGVRAQADDVRLQRGAPSPAHGATVVHVGAFYGSRRWPVERFAAVARRLRADGHAVVYTGDARERERALVVAEQAGDDASAVLAGRIDLGTFASVIADARLVVSADTGAAHLASAYSRPSVVLFGPASPSEWGPPPGPHVVLTDERVRRGEAFAEEPDPALLAVGVDDVLSAVDGLLPAAGDR encoded by the coding sequence ATGCGGCAACTCGGCCCGCCGGACGGGCGCCCGGAGCTCGTGGTCCTTCGCGCGCTCAAGCTCGGCGACCTCCTCGTCGCCGTTCCGGCGATCCGGGGACTGCGCCACGCGTATCCCGATCATCGCCTCGTCCTGGCCGTGCCCGGATGGCTCGCGCCGATCGTCGAGCTGGTCGAAGGGGTCGACGACATCCTCCCCACCCCGGGACTGGACGAGCAGGTCGCGCTCGAACGCGGCCGGGCCGACATCGCCGTCAACATGCACGGGAAGGGGACCGAGAGCCGGGGCCGCATCGACGAGCTCCAGCCGCGGCTGAAGATCGTCCACCGCGTGCCGGAGATCGACGGCGAGGCGGCGGGGGATCCCGGCATGCCGGCCTGGCAGGACGGGATCCTCGAGCGCGAGCGGTGGGTGCGTCTCGTCGGCGCGTACGGAGTGCGCGCGCAGGCGGACGACGTCCGGCTCCAGCGGGGGGCGCCCAGCCCCGCGCACGGCGCGACGGTCGTCCACGTCGGCGCGTTCTACGGCTCGCGGCGGTGGCCCGTCGAGCGCTTCGCCGCCGTCGCCCGCCGGCTGCGAGCGGACGGGCACGCCGTCGTCTACACCGGCGACGCCCGGGAGCGGGAGCGTGCCCTCGTCGTGGCCGAGCAGGCCGGCGACGACGCGTCGGCGGTGCTCGCGGGCCGCATCGACCTCGGGACGTTCGCTTCGGTCATCGCCGACGCGCGTCTGGTCGTGTCGGCCGACACGGGTGCCGCGCACCTCGCGTCCGCCTACAGCCGGCCCTCGGTCGTGCTGTTCGGTCCCGCCTCCCCCTCGGAGTGGGGACCGCCGCCCGGTCCGCACGTCGTGCTCACCGACGAGCGCGTTCGACGCGGGGAGGCCTTCGCCGAGGAGCCCGATCCCGCGCTCCTCGCGGTCGGCGTGGATGATGTGCTGTCCGCCGTCGACGGCCTGCTGCCGGCGGCAGGCGATCGCTGA
- a CDS encoding glycosyltransferase: MRIDMVSEHASPLATLGGVDAGGQNVHVAALSSALADRGHTVRVFTRRDDAALPERVALAPGVEVVHVAAGPVEPIPKDDLLPWMDDFGDRLAAHWDIDPPDVVHSHFWMSGLAALRGSRGDVPWPVLHTFHALGNVKRRHQGSDDTSPAERATLEPGVGRQADAVIATCSDEAFELTRLGIPSTRISVVPCGVDNALFTPDGPSAARTDRLRIMSVGRLVPRKGVGTTITALAELVRRGRTDVELVVVGGSRTADRIDEDQDVQRLAALARRLGVEEHISFLGQVPHAELPSHLRSADVIVCAPWYEPFGIVPLEAMATGVPVVAAAVGGLIDTVVDGVTGLHVPPRDPSAIADAVETLLADADLRASLGAAGVARTARRYTWTRVAAETERVYRRAAAQRPATVRTQRNAGRA; the protein is encoded by the coding sequence ATGAGGATCGACATGGTGTCGGAGCACGCGAGTCCCCTCGCGACCCTCGGCGGCGTCGACGCCGGCGGGCAGAACGTGCACGTCGCCGCGCTGTCGTCGGCCCTCGCCGACCGGGGTCACACGGTCCGCGTGTTCACCCGGCGAGACGACGCCGCGCTGCCGGAGCGGGTCGCGCTCGCTCCCGGGGTCGAGGTCGTGCACGTCGCCGCGGGGCCGGTGGAGCCGATACCCAAGGACGACCTCCTCCCGTGGATGGACGACTTCGGCGACCGTCTCGCGGCCCACTGGGACATCGACCCCCCGGACGTCGTCCACAGCCACTTCTGGATGTCGGGCCTGGCAGCCCTGCGCGGATCCCGGGGCGACGTGCCGTGGCCGGTCCTGCACACCTTCCACGCCCTCGGCAACGTCAAGCGGCGACATCAGGGCAGCGACGACACGAGTCCCGCCGAGCGGGCGACCCTGGAGCCGGGCGTCGGCCGGCAGGCGGACGCCGTGATCGCGACCTGCTCGGACGAGGCGTTCGAGCTCACGCGGCTCGGCATCCCGAGCACGCGCATCTCGGTCGTCCCGTGCGGTGTCGACAACGCGCTCTTCACCCCGGACGGACCCTCCGCGGCGCGGACCGACCGGCTCCGGATCATGAGCGTCGGCCGGCTCGTGCCGCGCAAGGGGGTCGGGACCACGATCACGGCGCTCGCCGAACTCGTGCGGCGCGGCCGCACCGACGTCGAACTGGTCGTGGTGGGCGGCTCGCGCACCGCCGACCGGATCGACGAGGACCAGGACGTGCAGCGTCTCGCCGCTCTCGCCCGCCGGCTCGGCGTCGAGGAGCACATCTCGTTCCTCGGCCAGGTTCCGCACGCCGAGCTCCCGTCGCACCTGCGGTCGGCGGACGTGATCGTATGCGCTCCGTGGTACGAGCCGTTCGGCATCGTGCCGCTGGAGGCCATGGCGACAGGCGTCCCCGTCGTCGCCGCCGCCGTGGGCGGTCTCATCGACACCGTCGTCGACGGCGTGACCGGTCTTCACGTCCCCCCGCGCGACCCGTCCGCGATCGCGGACGCGGTCGAGACGCTCCTCGCCGATGCCGACCTGCGCGCCTCGCTCGGCGCGGCGGGCGTTGCCCGCACGGCGCGGCGCTACACCTGGACGCGGGTCGCCGCCGAGACGGAGCGCGTGTACCGTCGCGCGGCCGCCCAGCGGCCCGCGACTGTGCGGACGCAGCGGAACGCGGGACGCGCATGA